A region from the Mesorhizobium sp. J8 genome encodes:
- a CDS encoding MFS transporter: MIAQSRPFGQRYAFVVVAVIFLCLLIAAGLRSAPSVMMVPLEESFGWRRDVTSWAASIGILLYGLTGPFAAALMERIGLRRTLLGALAVMSGSTALSLLMTEPWHLFITWGVFSGIGSGAVASVLGATIVNRWFKTNRGLMMGLMSASSATGMLVFLPVIASLAQSGGWKPVAIAVALATAALIPFVFLLVPERPASIGQVRYGADADDVPPVSPASQGNFLAHTLNTLRRAAGTRVFWYLFATFFVCGFTTNGLVGTHLIAFCGDMGIGEVQAAGLLSMMGIFDLIGTTLSGWLTDRFDPRKLLGVYYAVRGLSLIYLPYSGFSATSLIIFAVLYGLDWIATVPPTLRLANEAFGDRSGPIVFGWIVAGHQVGAAAAAAFGGTMRELQGNYELAFLIAGMTGIAAACISLLINTDRPAFEPEPQAA, from the coding sequence ATGATAGCCCAGTCCCGCCCGTTTGGCCAGCGCTACGCTTTCGTCGTCGTTGCCGTCATTTTCCTGTGCCTGCTGATCGCGGCGGGACTCCGTTCGGCGCCCTCGGTGATGATGGTTCCGCTGGAGGAAAGCTTCGGCTGGCGCCGCGACGTGACCTCCTGGGCGGCCAGCATCGGCATCCTGCTCTATGGCCTCACCGGCCCGTTCGCGGCGGCGCTGATGGAGCGTATCGGGCTGCGCCGCACGCTGCTCGGCGCGCTGGCGGTGATGTCGGGGTCGACCGCGCTCAGCCTGTTGATGACCGAACCCTGGCATCTCTTCATCACCTGGGGCGTGTTTTCCGGCATCGGATCGGGCGCGGTGGCGAGCGTTCTCGGCGCCACGATCGTCAACCGCTGGTTCAAGACCAATCGCGGCCTGATGATGGGCCTGATGTCGGCCTCCAGCGCCACCGGCATGCTGGTGTTCCTGCCGGTGATCGCCTCGCTGGCGCAGAGCGGCGGCTGGAAGCCGGTGGCGATCGCGGTGGCGCTTGCCACCGCCGCGCTGATACCGTTCGTTTTCCTGCTGGTGCCCGAGCGTCCCGCCTCGATCGGCCAGGTTCGCTACGGCGCCGATGCGGACGACGTGCCGCCGGTGTCGCCCGCATCGCAGGGCAATTTCCTGGCGCATACGCTGAACACGCTGCGCCGCGCGGCGGGCACACGGGTGTTCTGGTATCTCTTCGCCACCTTCTTCGTGTGCGGCTTCACCACCAACGGCCTGGTCGGCACGCATCTCATCGCCTTTTGCGGCGATATGGGCATCGGCGAGGTGCAGGCCGCAGGACTGTTGTCGATGATGGGCATTTTCGACCTGATCGGCACGACGCTGTCCGGCTGGCTCACCGACCGTTTCGATCCGCGCAAGCTGCTCGGGGTCTATTACGCGGTGCGCGGCTTGTCGCTGATCTACCTGCCTTATTCCGGCTTCTCGGCGACCAGCCTGATCATCTTCGCCGTGCTCTACGGGCTTGACTGGATTGCCACCGTGCCGCCGACGCTCAGGCTCGCCAACGAAGCCTTCGGCGATCGCAGCGGGCCGATCGTGTTCGGCTGGATCGTTGCCGGCCACCAGGTGGGCGCGGCGGCCGCCGCCGCCTTCGGCGGCACGATGCGCGAGCTGCAGGGCAATTACGAGCTGGCCTTCCTGATCGCCGGCATGACGGGCATCGCGGCGGCCTGTATCTCGCTGCTGATCAATACCGACCGACCGGCTTTCGAGCCGGAGCCGCAGGCGGCTTGA
- a CDS encoding TetR/AcrR family transcriptional regulator: MPSDNKIEAPLKAAPAPKAADKILDVARDLFYREGIRAIGVDEIVRRAGVTKPSLYRSFPSKDELAASYLRKYDLEFWDRFDEAVNAHPGNPRAQVIAFLTRVGKRTQKPDYRGCGMTNAAVEYPERGHPARVVSENNKVELRRRLRAMAAAMGAADSDTLGDGLLLLIEGAYISGQLFGVGGPAAAVARNADLLIEASLKK; the protein is encoded by the coding sequence ATGCCATCGGACAATAAAATTGAAGCGCCGTTGAAAGCAGCCCCCGCCCCGAAAGCGGCGGACAAGATCCTCGACGTGGCGCGCGACCTTTTTTATCGCGAGGGCATCAGGGCGATCGGCGTCGACGAGATCGTCAGGCGCGCCGGCGTCACCAAGCCCAGCCTCTATCGCAGCTTCCCGTCCAAGGACGAGCTTGCCGCCTCCTATCTGCGCAAATACGACCTCGAATTCTGGGACCGCTTCGACGAGGCCGTGAACGCGCATCCCGGCAATCCGCGCGCGCAGGTCATCGCTTTCCTGACCCGGGTCGGCAAACGCACGCAGAAGCCCGATTACCGCGGCTGCGGCATGACCAATGCGGCGGTGGAATATCCGGAGCGCGGCCATCCCGCGCGGGTGGTGAGCGAGAACAATAAGGTGGAACTGCGCCGGCGCCTGCGCGCCATGGCCGCCGCGATGGGCGCCGCCGATTCCGACACGCTGGGCGACGGCCTGCTGCTGCTCATCGAAGGCGCCTATATCAGCGGCCAGCTCTTTGGCGTGGGCGGACCGGCCGCGGCGGTTGCCCGCAACGCCGACCTCCTGATCGAAGCCAGCTTGAAGAAATAG
- a CDS encoding TetR/AcrR family transcriptional regulator: MASEKSSETVPQPRAPQQKRGRDRVAALMAAASDLFVEKGFDATTMTEIAAKAGAAIGTLYLFFPTKQAMAQAILAQNAEALSAELDDLRDRTQGMTAAEIADRLFARLGAFMAGHPAYSALLDLPGDDGWRRAMRGRRRNQIATLFAAADPPLPPGQAERLAVIVPQLMRIPLTLIGEKRLRDGVLEELRLMLSRHLEAGEG, from the coding sequence ATGGCCTCGGAAAAATCAAGCGAAACTGTGCCGCAGCCGCGCGCGCCGCAGCAAAAAAGAGGCCGCGACCGCGTCGCCGCACTGATGGCCGCGGCCTCGGATCTGTTCGTCGAGAAGGGGTTCGACGCGACGACCATGACCGAGATCGCCGCCAAGGCGGGTGCGGCCATCGGCACGCTCTATCTGTTCTTCCCGACCAAGCAGGCAATGGCACAGGCGATCCTCGCCCAGAACGCGGAGGCGCTTTCAGCCGAGCTCGACGACCTGCGCGATCGCACGCAAGGGATGACCGCGGCGGAAATCGCCGACCGATTGTTCGCGCGGCTTGGCGCCTTCATGGCCGGGCATCCGGCCTATTCGGCGCTGCTCGACCTGCCGGGCGACGATGGCTGGCGGCGTGCCATGCGCGGCCGCCGGCGGAACCAGATCGCGACGCTGTTCGCCGCCGCCGATCCGCCGCTGCCGCCTGGCCAGGCCGAAAGGCTGGCGGTGATCGTGCCGCAATTGATGCGCATTCCGCTGACCTTGATCGGCGAGAAGCGCCTGCGCGACGGCGTGCTTGAGGAATTGCGGCTGATGCTTAGCCGGCATCTGGAAGCCGGCGAAGGCTGA
- a CDS encoding MFS transporter, whose protein sequence is MVLSNTTLGMLAAAINGSILLISLPAVFRGIGLKALDPGNINYLLWAIIGYMIATAVLVVAFGRLGDQFGRAKMYNLGFAVFTAASIALSLLPGQGDFAAMYLIGVRIIQGIGGALIMANSTALLTDAFPENERGFALGINVVAAIGGQFIGLLIGGLLADTDWRLVFWINVPFGLVGTIWAYLKLHDAPNRSSHTIDWLGNISFGLGLVMILTAITYGLQPYGDQVMAWTSPKVLTLFAIGVVSLIAFVAIESRVAKPMLDLSLFRIPGFAYGNIANLASGIARGGLQFMLIVWLQGIWLPLHGYSFEQTPLWSAIFMLPLTIGFLIAGPISGYFSDRIGGVPFAVGGMVAGAASFVALMLLPADFSYTAFAGLLFLNGLGSGLFVAPNSTQIMNSVPARERGQASGMRATTTNAGQVLSIGLFFSLMLAGLAASLPATMEAGLLAQHVPEAIAHQVANMPPVASLFAAFLGYNPMGELIPADVLHALPPANAATLTGNQFFPELMSGPFKHGLVFAFTFSAVLYLVAAFASWRGGRGAEAEMPESLATEAAGRG, encoded by the coding sequence ATGGTTCTGAGCAACACCACGCTCGGCATGCTTGCCGCCGCCATCAACGGCTCGATCCTCTTGATCAGCCTTCCGGCGGTGTTTCGCGGCATCGGCCTCAAGGCGCTCGACCCCGGCAACATCAATTACCTGCTCTGGGCGATCATCGGCTACATGATCGCCACCGCCGTGCTGGTCGTCGCCTTCGGCCGGCTGGGAGACCAGTTCGGCCGGGCGAAGATGTATAATCTGGGCTTCGCCGTCTTCACCGCCGCCTCCATCGCGCTCAGCCTTTTGCCCGGCCAGGGCGATTTCGCCGCCATGTATCTCATCGGCGTGCGCATCATCCAGGGCATAGGCGGCGCGCTGATCATGGCCAATTCCACGGCGCTGCTCACCGACGCCTTTCCCGAGAACGAGCGCGGCTTCGCCCTCGGCATCAATGTGGTGGCGGCGATCGGCGGCCAGTTCATCGGCCTGTTGATCGGCGGGCTGCTCGCCGACACCGACTGGCGGCTGGTGTTCTGGATCAACGTGCCCTTCGGGCTCGTCGGCACCATCTGGGCGTATCTGAAGCTGCACGACGCGCCGAACCGCTCCAGCCACACGATCGACTGGCTGGGCAACATCAGCTTCGGCCTCGGACTGGTTATGATCCTAACCGCCATCACCTATGGCCTGCAGCCTTATGGCGATCAGGTGATGGCCTGGACCAGCCCGAAAGTGCTGACGCTGTTTGCCATTGGCGTCGTCTCGCTGATCGCTTTCGTCGCGATCGAGAGCCGCGTTGCCAAGCCGATGCTCGACCTGTCGCTGTTTCGTATTCCGGGCTTTGCCTATGGCAACATCGCCAATCTCGCCTCCGGCATCGCCCGTGGCGGCCTGCAATTCATGCTGATCGTCTGGCTGCAGGGCATCTGGCTGCCGCTGCACGGCTATTCGTTCGAGCAGACGCCGCTCTGGTCGGCGATCTTCATGCTGCCGCTCACGATCGGCTTCCTGATTGCCGGGCCGATCTCCGGTTATTTCTCCGACCGCATCGGCGGCGTGCCTTTCGCCGTCGGCGGCATGGTCGCGGGCGCGGCAAGTTTCGTCGCGCTGATGCTGCTGCCGGCCGACTTCTCCTACACCGCCTTTGCCGGCCTGCTCTTCCTCAACGGCCTCGGCTCCGGCCTGTTCGTCGCGCCGAACTCGACGCAGATCATGAATTCCGTGCCGGCGCGCGAACGCGGCCAGGCTTCCGGCATGCGCGCCACAACCACCAATGCCGGCCAGGTGCTGTCGATCGGCCTGTTCTTCAGCCTGATGCTGGCCGGCCTTGCCGCCAGCCTGCCGGCGACGATGGAGGCCGGCCTTCTGGCGCAACATGTGCCGGAGGCGATCGCGCACCAGGTCGCCAACATGCCTCCGGTCGCCAGCCTGTTCGCCGCTTTTCTCGGCTACAACCCGATGGGCGAGCTGATCCCGGCCGACGTGCTCCATGCCCTGCCGCCCGCGAACGCCGCGACATTGACCGGCAACCAGTTCTTTCCCGAGCTGATGTCGGGACCGTTCAAGCACGGGCTGGTCTTTGCCTTCACCTTCTCGGCGGTCCTCTATCTGGTCGCCGCCTTCGCTTCCTGGCGTGGCGGCCGCGGTGCCGAAGCGGAGATGCCGGAGAGCCTGGCGACCGAAGCCGCCGGCCGGGGCTGA
- a CDS encoding 3-hydroxyacyl-CoA dehydrogenase NAD-binding domain-containing protein — protein MSSSVSVANENGVAVVTIDNPPVNALSFHVRKPLFDVLTALREDPAAKAIVIACAGRTFVAGADITEFGKPIQQPELRAIIALLETVPKPTVAAIHGTALGGGLELALGCHFRVADQGAKLGLPEVKLGLLPGGGGTVRLPRLVGAAKALGMIVSGTPNWAGEAKAAGLVDAVVDGDLLAAAVRFAAEMVEQGGPFVPVRDRNDRIAETDLAAFDRQAADLAKKARGLEAPIACAEAVRNAITLPFDAALAAERQLFQKLVSGDQSRAQRHLFFAEREAAKVPGKDLRKRRIERVGIIGAGTMGGGIAMAFANGGLPVTLLETSEEALRRGLAMIEKNYSVSVSRGSLSEEARQKRLGLFMGSTDYTDLADCDLIIEAVFEDMAVKKDVFGKLDAIARPGAILATNTSYLDVNEIAASTSRPGDVLGMHFFSPANVMKLLEIVRAEKTAPEVLATVADLARRIGKVAVVVGVCHGFVGNRMLSARGAENEALLLEGATPAQVDKAFTDFGWPMGPFQMGDLAGLDIGWRNRKARGLTAVIADTLCEQGHFGQKTGSGWYRYESGAREPVADPEVEALIRAKAEELGIARRQIGAEEIIERTLYPLVNEGAKILEEGIAARASDIDVVWVNGYGFPVGKGGPMFWAGLEGAGKIVERLEHWHARTGRAIFEPAPVLKRFAETGAWEGAGAR, from the coding sequence TTGTCCAGTTCTGTCAGCGTCGCGAACGAGAACGGCGTGGCCGTCGTCACCATCGACAACCCGCCGGTCAACGCGTTGAGCTTCCACGTCCGCAAGCCGCTTTTTGACGTGCTCACCGCGCTGCGCGAGGATCCCGCCGCCAAGGCGATCGTGATCGCCTGCGCCGGACGCACCTTTGTCGCCGGTGCCGACATCACCGAATTCGGCAAGCCAATCCAGCAGCCGGAACTGCGCGCAATCATCGCCTTGCTGGAAACGGTTCCCAAGCCGACGGTCGCCGCCATCCACGGCACGGCGCTGGGTGGCGGGCTGGAGCTGGCGTTGGGCTGCCATTTTCGCGTCGCCGATCAGGGGGCAAAGCTCGGCCTGCCGGAGGTGAAGCTCGGCCTCTTGCCGGGCGGCGGCGGCACGGTGCGCCTGCCGCGCTTGGTCGGCGCCGCGAAGGCGCTTGGCATGATCGTTTCAGGAACGCCGAATTGGGCCGGCGAGGCGAAGGCGGCGGGGCTTGTCGACGCCGTCGTCGACGGCGATCTGCTGGCAGCGGCAGTTCGTTTCGCTGCCGAAATGGTTGAACAAGGCGGTCCGTTCGTGCCGGTGCGTGACCGCAACGACCGCATTGCCGAGACCGATCTTGCCGCTTTCGACCGCCAGGCGGCCGACCTTGCCAAAAAAGCGCGCGGGCTTGAAGCGCCGATTGCCTGCGCGGAGGCCGTGCGCAACGCGATCACCTTGCCGTTCGACGCAGCGCTTGCCGCCGAACGACAGCTTTTCCAAAAACTCGTTTCCGGCGACCAGTCGCGCGCTCAGCGGCATCTGTTCTTCGCCGAGCGCGAGGCGGCGAAGGTGCCAGGCAAGGATCTCCGGAAACGCCGGATCGAACGCGTCGGCATCATCGGCGCCGGCACGATGGGCGGCGGCATCGCCATGGCCTTCGCCAATGGCGGTCTGCCGGTGACATTGCTCGAGACCAGCGAGGAGGCGCTGCGGCGCGGGCTGGCGATGATCGAGAAGAACTATTCCGTCTCCGTCAGCCGCGGCTCGCTGAGCGAGGAGGCCAGGCAGAAGCGGCTCGGCCTGTTCATGGGCAGCACCGACTATACCGACCTTGCCGATTGCGATTTGATCATCGAGGCCGTGTTCGAGGACATGGCCGTGAAAAAGGACGTCTTCGGCAAGCTCGACGCCATCGCCAGGCCCGGCGCCATCCTTGCCACCAACACCTCCTATCTCGACGTGAACGAAATCGCCGCCTCGACCTCGCGTCCGGGGGACGTGCTCGGCATGCACTTCTTTTCGCCGGCAAACGTCATGAAGCTCCTGGAGATCGTGCGGGCCGAAAAGACCGCACCGGAGGTGCTGGCGACGGTCGCCGATCTCGCCCGGCGCATCGGCAAGGTGGCGGTCGTCGTCGGCGTCTGCCACGGTTTTGTGGGCAACCGGATGCTCTCTGCGCGGGGTGCTGAAAACGAAGCGCTCCTGCTGGAAGGCGCCACACCTGCTCAGGTCGACAAGGCGTTCACCGATTTCGGCTGGCCGATGGGGCCGTTCCAGATGGGCGACCTAGCCGGCCTCGACATCGGCTGGCGCAACCGCAAGGCGCGCGGCCTCACCGCGGTGATTGCCGATACGCTGTGCGAGCAGGGCCATTTCGGCCAGAAGACCGGAAGCGGGTGGTATCGCTATGAGAGCGGCGCGCGAGAACCGGTCGCGGATCCGGAAGTCGAGGCGCTGATCCGTGCCAAGGCAGAGGAACTCGGGATCGCCCGACGCCAGATCGGCGCGGAGGAAATCATCGAGCGCACGCTTTACCCGCTGGTCAACGAAGGCGCGAAGATCCTCGAGGAAGGCATCGCCGCGCGGGCATCGGACATCGATGTCGTCTGGGTCAACGGCTACGGCTTCCCGGTCGGCAAGGGCGGCCCGATGTTCTGGGCCGGGCTGGAAGGAGCGGGCAAGATCGTCGAACGGCTGGAGCATTGGCATGCGCGGACGGGACGGGCGATTTTCGAGCCGGCGCCGGTGCTGAAAAGGTTTGCCGAGACTGGGGCATGGGAGGGTGCGGGCGCCCGGTAA
- a CDS encoding BMP family protein translates to MENDHSKTQRAGLSRRNLLELGALGLAATVLPGAAFAKDKKLKVAAIFATPIEEPWDNQIHVALQKAEKELGIEYKWSEKVQTADFSRVMREYAQGGYQLVLGDAFAAERESRRTAKQFPKTAWLFGSGAGPAEPNFGVFDNWIHEPAYLSGMIAGKMSKSGTVGAVAAMGIPEVNRLVNAFFAGAKEVNPNVKKKVAFIGSFFDPPKAKEAAVAQIDAGVDVIYAERFGVIEAAVEKKIYAISNMSDQSSLGPDTVITGPVWDMYPTVEQAIKLVKAGVFTAQDYGDFSRMAKGGSYLAPYHKFDKTLPAEVKDLVEKKKAEILEGNFRVDVDENTPVSD, encoded by the coding sequence ATGGAAAACGACCATAGCAAAACGCAACGCGCCGGCCTGTCGCGGCGCAACCTGCTGGAACTCGGCGCGCTCGGCCTCGCGGCTACCGTGCTGCCCGGCGCGGCGTTCGCCAAGGACAAGAAGCTGAAGGTGGCGGCAATCTTCGCCACGCCGATCGAGGAACCGTGGGACAACCAGATCCATGTCGCGCTGCAGAAGGCCGAGAAGGAACTGGGCATCGAATACAAATGGTCGGAAAAGGTGCAGACCGCCGACTTCAGCCGCGTAATGCGCGAATATGCGCAAGGGGGCTATCAGCTGGTGCTGGGCGACGCCTTCGCCGCCGAGCGCGAATCGCGCCGCACGGCCAAGCAGTTCCCGAAGACGGCCTGGCTGTTCGGCTCCGGCGCCGGACCGGCCGAACCCAATTTCGGCGTCTTCGACAACTGGATCCATGAGCCGGCCTATCTCTCCGGCATGATCGCCGGAAAGATGTCGAAGTCGGGCACGGTCGGCGCGGTCGCGGCGATGGGCATTCCGGAAGTGAACCGGCTGGTCAACGCCTTCTTCGCCGGCGCCAAGGAGGTCAACCCGAACGTCAAGAAGAAGGTCGCCTTCATCGGCTCCTTCTTCGATCCGCCCAAGGCCAAGGAAGCGGCCGTGGCGCAGATCGATGCCGGCGTCGACGTCATCTATGCCGAGCGCTTCGGCGTCATCGAGGCGGCGGTGGAGAAGAAGATCTACGCCATCTCCAACATGTCCGACCAGTCCAGCCTCGGCCCGGACACGGTCATCACCGGCCCGGTGTGGGACATGTATCCGACGGTCGAGCAGGCGATCAAGCTGGTCAAGGCCGGCGTCTTCACCGCGCAGGACTATGGTGACTTCTCGCGCATGGCCAAGGGCGGCTCCTATCTGGCGCCCTACCACAAATTCGACAAGACGCTGCCGGCGGAGGTGAAGGACCTGGTCGAGAAGAAGAAGGCCGAGATACTCGAAGGCAATTTCCGCGTCGACGTCGACGAGAACACGCCTGTCTCGGATTGA
- a CDS encoding ABC transporter ATP-binding protein has product MSAPLIEMRGITKSFGSVTANEAVDLSVAPGEILGLLGENGAGKTTLMNVLFGAYAPDAGEILVEGKPVAIRNSADALTAGIGMVHQHFHLAPRLTVLENLLIGIPGKSGRIDRTRGLARLAEIGRQYGLSLDPNLPVSALSVGEQQRLEIIKALFRGAKLLILDEPTAVLAPSEVDGLFAALRSMAAQGLGIIFISHKLNEVRALTHRCVVLRHGKVAGRVDHPAETTSAEMARLMCGHEIVPPVREASTPGAAVLTLDGISTAGHAGTPLRDVSLFVRAGEILGIAGVSGNGQRALADVISGMLPPRAGTMTIAGKTVAQFSARELQALGLGRIPEDRMTTGLVTNLPLADSMVLPRIGTEAFSRKGLLNPAAIRAFAEEQIKAYDIRCPGPMVRAGALSGGNLQKALLARELAFDPKVLIVSQPTRGLDIGAARFIHEKFLAMRAKGRGIIVIGEDLEELLMLSDRIAVMYEGRIAGTLPSAEATVARLGLMMTGAGHTEEAA; this is encoded by the coding sequence TTGTCCGCCCCACTCATCGAAATGCGCGGCATCACCAAGAGCTTCGGTTCCGTCACGGCGAACGAGGCCGTCGACCTCAGCGTCGCGCCCGGCGAAATCCTCGGCCTGCTCGGCGAAAACGGCGCCGGCAAGACGACGCTGATGAACGTGCTGTTCGGCGCCTACGCGCCGGACGCCGGCGAGATCCTGGTCGAGGGCAAGCCGGTGGCCATCCGCAATTCCGCCGACGCGCTCACCGCCGGCATCGGCATGGTGCACCAGCATTTCCACCTCGCGCCGCGCCTTACGGTGCTGGAGAATCTCCTGATCGGCATTCCCGGCAAATCCGGCCGCATCGACCGTACGCGCGGGCTCGCCCGGCTGGCCGAGATCGGCCGGCAGTATGGGCTGAGCCTCGATCCGAACCTGCCGGTATCAGCCTTGTCGGTCGGCGAGCAGCAGCGGCTGGAAATCATCAAGGCGCTGTTTCGCGGCGCGAAGCTTTTGATCCTCGACGAGCCAACCGCCGTGCTGGCGCCCTCGGAAGTCGATGGGCTGTTCGCCGCCTTGCGCTCGATGGCGGCTCAGGGACTCGGCATCATCTTCATCTCGCATAAGCTCAACGAGGTTCGGGCGCTCACCCATCGCTGCGTCGTCCTGCGCCACGGCAAGGTCGCCGGCCGGGTCGACCATCCGGCAGAAACCACATCGGCCGAGATGGCCAGGCTGATGTGCGGCCACGAGATCGTGCCACCGGTCAGGGAGGCTTCGACGCCCGGCGCCGCCGTGCTGACGCTCGACGGCATATCCACAGCCGGCCATGCCGGCACGCCGCTGCGCGACGTCTCGCTTTTTGTTCGCGCCGGCGAGATCCTCGGCATCGCCGGCGTCTCCGGCAACGGCCAGCGGGCGCTGGCTGATGTAATCTCAGGCATGCTGCCGCCCAGGGCCGGCACGATGACCATTGCCGGCAAAACGGTCGCGCAGTTCTCCGCGCGCGAGCTGCAGGCGCTCGGCCTCGGCCGCATCCCGGAAGACCGGATGACGACCGGCCTGGTGACCAACCTGCCTCTGGCCGATTCCATGGTGCTGCCGCGCATCGGCACCGAAGCCTTCAGCCGCAAGGGCTTGCTCAACCCGGCCGCGATCCGCGCCTTCGCCGAAGAACAGATCAAGGCCTATGACATACGCTGCCCCGGTCCGATGGTGCGCGCCGGCGCGCTCTCCGGCGGCAATCTGCAGAAGGCGCTTTTGGCGCGCGAGCTCGCCTTCGATCCCAAGGTGCTGATCGTCTCGCAGCCGACGCGCGGCCTCGACATCGGCGCTGCCCGCTTCATCCATGAGAAATTCCTCGCCATGCGCGCCAAGGGCCGCGGCATCATCGTCATCGGCGAGGATCTCGAGGAATTGCTGATGCTCTCGGATCGCATCGCCGTGATGTATGAGGGCCGCATCGCAGGCACGCTTCCCAGCGCCGAGGCCACCGTCGCGAGGCTCGGGCTGATGATGACCGGCGCCGGGCACACCGAGGAGGCGGCCTGA
- a CDS encoding ABC transporter permease, translating into MLRLEARTSTPAWFNLALPLIAIAVTLVLCSGLIAVAGAGVVEAYGVMLSASLGDSYAITETLVRAAPMIFTGLAVAIAFRAKFWNIGAEGQLLAGAVASCFVGAIPMPGYLAMLLMALVGAAAGALVALVPATLRVKFKVDDVVSSLLLNSVIYYALMALIEGRWKDTFSGYPISPPIEDSANLPVLIEGTRLHLGVVVALIAAPLCWFLIARTTLGFRIRVTGENPEAARYGGINVQRVLLSTALLSGALAGLAGVGEVGGVHFQVMSDISPGYGYSGIVVAMLARLNPLGVVPAAIFLAAVMTGAEAMSRATGVPAFLSDVIQGTALLAMLVALLFTAYRIRRVGAQA; encoded by the coding sequence ATGTTACGCCTCGAGGCCCGCACGTCGACGCCCGCCTGGTTCAACCTGGCCCTCCCGCTCATCGCGATCGCCGTGACGCTGGTGCTCTGCAGTGGACTGATCGCTGTGGCCGGTGCCGGCGTCGTCGAAGCCTATGGCGTCATGCTCTCGGCCTCGCTCGGCGACAGCTACGCCATCACCGAGACGCTGGTGCGCGCCGCGCCGATGATCTTCACCGGCCTCGCCGTGGCGATCGCCTTCCGCGCCAAATTCTGGAACATCGGCGCCGAGGGCCAGCTGCTCGCCGGTGCCGTGGCCAGCTGCTTCGTCGGCGCGATCCCGATGCCGGGCTATCTCGCCATGCTGTTGATGGCGCTGGTCGGTGCGGCGGCCGGCGCGCTCGTCGCGCTGGTGCCGGCGACGCTGAGGGTCAAGTTCAAGGTCGATGACGTGGTCAGCTCGCTGCTGCTCAACTCGGTCATCTACTACGCGCTGATGGCGTTGATCGAAGGACGGTGGAAGGACACCTTCTCCGGCTACCCGATCTCGCCGCCGATCGAGGATTCCGCCAATTTGCCGGTGCTGATCGAAGGCACAAGGCTGCATCTCGGCGTCGTCGTGGCGCTGATCGCGGCACCCCTCTGCTGGTTCCTGATCGCGCGTACCACGCTCGGCTTCCGCATCCGCGTCACCGGCGAGAACCCGGAAGCGGCGCGCTATGGCGGCATCAACGTGCAGCGCGTGCTGCTTTCGACAGCCCTGCTTTCCGGCGCGCTGGCTGGCCTGGCCGGCGTCGGCGAGGTCGGCGGCGTGCATTTCCAGGTGATGAGCGACATCTCGCCGGGTTACGGCTATTCCGGCATCGTCGTCGCGATGCTGGCGAGGCTGAACCCGCTCGGCGTGGTGCCGGCGGCGATCTTCCTGGCCGCCGTCATGACCGGCGCCGAGGCGATGTCGCGCGCCACCGGCGTGCCTGCTTTCCTGAGCGACGTCATCCAGGGCACGGCGCTGCTTGCCATGCTGGTGGCGCTGCTCTTCACCGCCTACCGCATCCGCCGCGTGGGAGCACAGGCATGA